The Primulina tabacum isolate GXHZ01 chromosome 7, ASM2559414v2, whole genome shotgun sequence genome includes a window with the following:
- the LOC142551710 gene encoding uncharacterized protein LOC142551710 isoform X2: MTSSYLCLFTLYEIVLFRVKSLYTPVLHQNQFNRSKILSPVQNSDFSFRAMDFVEVLAIFGPGISGAVFGVGWWFWVDAVVCSVVKVPFVHSLPGIFASFAALMFNCVKKEDIDYSPYDEGEWSWHIDTRCDGDNRSFSMDRRCKCSSMCVCADQRADLLDLSFRII, translated from the exons ATGACATCCTCGTACTTATGTTTGTTCACTTTATACGAAATTGTTTTGTTTAGAGTTAAATCATTATACACACCAGtacttcatcaaaatcaattcaATCGCTCCAAAATCCTCAGTCCTGTTCAGAATTCTGATTTTTCGTTTcgtgctatggattttgttgagGTGTTGGCCATCTTCGGACCCGGAATCTCTGGCGCGGTATTCGGTGTCGGCTGGTGGTTTTGGGTTGACGCTGTTGTTTGTAGCGTCGTCAAGGTTCCTTTCGTCCACTCTCTCCCAG GAATTTTTGCATCTTTTGCTGCTTTGATGTTTAATTGCGTGAAGAAAGAGGACATTGATTACTCGCCCTACGATGAAGGAGAGTGGAG TTGGCATATTGATACAAGATGCGATGGTGACAACCGGTCCTTCAGCATGGACAGGCGTTGCAAGTGTTCTTcaatgtgtgtgtgtgctgaTCAG CGGGCTGATTTATTGGATCTCTCATTCCGAATAATCTGA
- the LOC142551710 gene encoding uncharacterized protein LOC142551710 isoform X1, whose protein sequence is MTSSYLCLFTLYEIVLFRVKSLYTPVLHQNQFNRSKILSPVQNSDFSFRAMDFVEVLAIFGPGISGAVFGVGWWFWVDAVVCSVVKVPFVHSLPGIFASFAALMFNCVKKEDIDYSPYDEGEWRLKVWLFIAYVVSFVSLAASVGILIQDAMVTTGPSAWTGVASVLQCVCVLISGLIYWISHSE, encoded by the exons ATGACATCCTCGTACTTATGTTTGTTCACTTTATACGAAATTGTTTTGTTTAGAGTTAAATCATTATACACACCAGtacttcatcaaaatcaattcaATCGCTCCAAAATCCTCAGTCCTGTTCAGAATTCTGATTTTTCGTTTcgtgctatggattttgttgagGTGTTGGCCATCTTCGGACCCGGAATCTCTGGCGCGGTATTCGGTGTCGGCTGGTGGTTTTGGGTTGACGCTGTTGTTTGTAGCGTCGTCAAGGTTCCTTTCGTCCACTCTCTCCCAG GAATTTTTGCATCTTTTGCTGCTTTGATGTTTAATTGCGTGAAGAAAGAGGACATTGATTACTCGCCCTACGATGAAGGAGAGTGGAG GTTGAAAGTTTGGCTTTTCATTGCGTATGTTGTATCTTTTGTCTCTTTGGCTGCATCAGTTGGCATATTGATACAAGATGCGATGGTGACAACCGGTCCTTCAGCATGGACAGGCGTTGCAAGTGTTCTTcaatgtgtgtgtgtgctgaTCAG CGGGCTGATTTATTGGATCTCTCATTCCGAATAA